The sequence CACGGCTCGCGGGTTCCGGCCAGCGGAACGAATGTAACCCTTGGGCTGGCGCTATCCGGAGATAGGAATTTCTGAAGGCGAAAGGGGAGTGCCTGCGCTGTAGTGTAGCTTCTCGGCGCTTCCTGCCCGCCGGCAGGCGGGGAAGACGCTGCTCTTGTGAAGCGAAAGCGGTGGCGCGCCCGGCGCCTTCGGCATGACGGCAACTTCAATGACGGCTATGAATTTTATATATTTTTTTGATTTTTTTCTTGACAAATAATTTTGGAACTGTTAAACTACTGAGGAGCCATAATTATATGCAAAAACAAATATACGAGGAGACATATCATGGGTTTAGTGAATGCTACAATTATTTTAAGAAATCCGAAAGAAGATGAAATTAAAGAAATGGAGGTTGAAGCGTTAGTAGATTCAGGAGCATTGCATCTTTGCATTCCAGAGAAAGTTGCTATTCAATTGAATTTGAAAGAATTATGTAAAAGAGATGTTACTACTGCGGATGGGAAGGAACATTTATGCTCCTATGTTGGTCCTATTGAAGTAAAATTTGAGAATAGAGGTTGTTTTACCGGAGCGCTTATATTGGGAGACGAAATTTTACTTGGCGCAGTTCCAATGGAAGATATGGATGTTTTAATTTCTCCGACGCAGAAAAAACTAATTGTTAATCCCAAAAGTCCGAATATTGCATCTTCAATAGCAAAAGGATTAAAGAAATTAAAAACATCTAATAAGTCAATGAAGCTGACCGCTTAACTGCACCCGCTAATTTTGTGGTATTTAGAGCATTAGTGATGAGTTCACTGTAAAAAGTCTTATTTCAAAAAATCGAGCATTGGAAATCCAATAAGTTACAACACCCCAAAATGACAAAAGTAAACTCAGGGATGCTTTCAACATTATGTGCCAGTTCCACTACGCGGCAGTTTCTCTCTATCGTTCAACGTCAACATTAACGTCAACATTTAAGGAGGGATTACCATGAAACATCAAAGAATGCGGGCAGCTATAACGGGAACACTCGTCTTAACATTCCTTATTTCAGCCGTTCCTTTGGCCGGACAACGGTTGGGCTACAATTCCTTTAATGCCGGAAATATT is a genomic window of candidate division TA06 bacterium containing:
- a CDS encoding clan AA aspartic protease, giving the protein MGLVNATIILRNPKEDEIKEMEVEALVDSGALHLCIPEKVAIQLNLKELCKRDVTTADGKEHLCSYVGPIEVKFENRGCFTGALILGDEILLGAVPMEDMDVLISPTQKKLIVNPKSPNIASSIAKGLKKLKTSNKSMKLTA